In Quercus lobata isolate SW786 chromosome 12, ValleyOak3.0 Primary Assembly, whole genome shotgun sequence, a genomic segment contains:
- the LOC115970343 gene encoding uncharacterized protein LOC115970343 — protein sequence MAFSTKRGGGSWANSLLPFSSNNPKSKLTRKSCRRFSLKDFIFANFFTIELIVSLIFFLLVILREEFRAEIFVTSAWFLWNRRNAVHFGRPSLPVDSICSRAGNYLQEFLQAQIEEPIPIRLPPSQQWRPPDHHCLKINFDAAVFRRPSKAGIGVVIRNNAGEVEGALSSSIPMAHSVADLEALACLKAVQFALELGITRAVFEGDSAVIINALLHGAGAFASFGNTLDDIRMLSSVFQFVEFIFVNRGCNSVADALAKKAKLLVGDQVWLHDVLADIAPLVSFDIH from the exons ATGGCTTTCAGCACCAAGAGAGGAGGAGGGAGCTGGGCCAACTCACTCCTCCCATTCTCATCAAACAACCCCAAATCCAAGCTCACCCGCAAATCCTGCAGGCGATTCTCTCTCAAAGACTTCATCTTCGCAAACTTCTTTACCATCGAGCTCATCGTCTCCctcatcttcttcctcctcGTGATCCTCCG AGAAGAATTCAGAGCTGAGATCTTCGTGACCAGTGCGTGGTTCCTCTGGAATAGAAGGAATGCTGTCCATTTTGGCCGGCCCTCATTGCCTGTGGATAGCATATGCAGCAGAGCAGGAAACTACTTGCAGGAATTTTTGCAAGCCCAGATAGAAGAGCCAATTCCAATTCGTCTTCCTCCCAGTCAGCAGTGGCGTCCTCCGGATCAtcattgtttaaaaataaatttcgatGCAGCGGTGTTTCGTCGACCAAGTAAGGCGGGCATTGGTGTCGTTATCCGCAACAACGCAGGTGAAGTTGAAGGTGCTCTGTCCTCGTCCATTCCCATGGCCCATTCGGTGGCTGATCTTGAAGCCTTAGCATGTTTGAAGGCTGTCCAGTTTGCATTGGAACTGGGTATTACCAGAGCAGTGTTTGAAGGCGATTCAGCAGTTATCATTAACGCCCTCCTACACGGTGCGGGTGCATTTGCTTCTTTTGGCAATACTTTGGATGATATTCGCATGCTTTCTTCGGTTTTTCAGTttgtagaatttatttttgttaatcgAGGTTGTAACTCGGTAGCTGATGCTTTGGCCAAAAAAGCTAAGCTTTTAGTTGGGGATCAGGTTTGGCTTCATGATGTGCTAGCAGACATTGCCCCCTTAGTTAGTTTTGACATTCATTGA
- the LOC115970344 gene encoding uncharacterized protein LOC115970344, producing the protein MGGKGKAGRTILRNAMLLVEDYRVANAPKTEHMLAPIGPVSWKPPSHGFYKVNIDGAVFSKRKQAGAGVVIKDGEGEVIAALSKQWKFLLGATEAEAKAWEAGILFARDVGIRDVEFEGDSLEVCNALQGLTSPPSSVANVLTDFLNHVSHFRQWKVSHIKRQGNVPAHLLAQHAQHVGDYVAWLEECPSLIEHACAQDKCNLFSCFQ; encoded by the coding sequence ATGGGTGGCAAGGGAAAGGCTGGTCGAACCATCCTAAGAAACGCCATGCTGCTGGTTGAGGACTACCGTGTCGCAAATGCTCCCAAAACAGAGCACATGTTGGCTCCTATTGGACCGGTCTCCTGGAAACCTCCAAGTCACGGGTTTTACAAAGTGAATATTGACGGGGCGGTCTTCTCAAAAAGGAAACAAGCTGGGGCAGGGGTGGTCATTAAAGATGGTGAAGGAGAAGTGATCGCTGCACTTAGCAAACAGTGGAAATTCCTATTGGGAGCAACTGAGGCCGAAGCAAAAGCATGGGAAGCTGGTATACTCTTTGCCAGGGACGTGGGGATCAGAGATGTGGAATTTGAGGGAGACTCGTTGGAAGTTTGCAATGCATTACAAGGCTTGACATCCCCACCCTCATCTGTGGCTAATGTTCTCACCGATTTTTTAAACCATGTCTCACATTTTAGGCAATGGAAAGTGTCCCACATTAAACGGCAGGGAAATGTCCCTGCCCACTTACTAGCCCAACATGCTCAACATGTTGGTGATTATGTTGCATGGCTAGAGGAATGCCCTAGCTTGATTGAGCATGCTTGTGCTCAAGACAAATGTAATctgttttcttgttttcaatGA